A genome region from Streptomyces pratensis includes the following:
- a CDS encoding YcnI family protein, whose product MNVSRIALAGGLAASTVLLLAGTASAHVSVQPQGEAAKGGYATVNFKVPNERDNASTVKLEVSFPTDHPLASVSPQPVAGWKIDVTKSKLAEPLEVHGKKINEAVSKVTWTADGSGIEPGFFQQFPLSLGQLPEDADQLVFKALQTYSNKEVVRWIEEPTAGGEEPESPAPVLALAAPAADAHGAAADDKSGETEKAKETTASSDDTSSSGTDSTARVLGIVGIVVGVAGVAFGVLAGRRRSA is encoded by the coding sequence ATGAACGTTTCCCGCATCGCCCTCGCCGGCGGCCTCGCCGCGTCCACCGTCCTGCTGCTCGCCGGTACCGCCTCCGCGCACGTCAGCGTCCAGCCGCAGGGCGAGGCCGCGAAGGGCGGCTACGCCACCGTCAACTTCAAGGTCCCCAACGAGCGCGACAACGCCTCCACCGTCAAGCTCGAGGTCAGCTTCCCGACGGACCACCCGCTGGCGTCCGTCAGCCCGCAGCCGGTGGCCGGCTGGAAGATCGACGTCACGAAGAGCAAGCTGGCCGAGCCGCTCGAGGTACACGGCAAGAAGATCAACGAAGCGGTCTCCAAGGTCACCTGGACCGCGGACGGCAGCGGTATCGAGCCCGGCTTCTTCCAGCAGTTCCCGCTCTCGCTGGGGCAGCTGCCGGAGGACGCCGACCAGCTCGTCTTCAAGGCGCTCCAGACGTACAGCAACAAGGAAGTCGTCCGCTGGATCGAGGAGCCCACCGCGGGTGGCGAGGAGCCTGAGAGCCCCGCCCCCGTCCTCGCGCTGGCCGCCCCTGCGGCAGACGCCCACGGTGCCGCCGCGGACGACAAGAGCGGTGAGACGGAGAAGGCGAAGGAGACGACGGCGTCCTCGGACGACACGTCCTCGTCGGGCACCGACAGCACCGCCCGCGTCCTCGGCATCGTCGGCATCGTGGTCGGCGTCGCAGGCGTCGCGTTCGGCGTCCTCGCCGGCCGTCGCCGCAGCGCCTGA
- a CDS encoding copper chaperone PCu(A)C — MNRRTTAVGALALTTGLALTACSSSSVPQLEVTGAFMPQPVSDMAAGFLLVKNSGDATDRLTSVTSSLSDNVSIHETKDRTMRMVTSFEVPAGGELDLERGGNHIMFTDLKQQPKRGETVSVELHFEKADPITVDIPVKETTYNPKKQ, encoded by the coding sequence GTGAACCGCCGCACGACTGCCGTCGGCGCCCTGGCCCTCACCACGGGGCTGGCGCTGACGGCGTGTTCCTCCAGCAGCGTGCCGCAGCTGGAGGTGACCGGGGCCTTCATGCCCCAGCCCGTCAGCGACATGGCGGCCGGTTTCCTCCTCGTGAAGAACAGCGGCGACGCCACCGACCGGCTCACCTCGGTGACCAGCTCCCTGTCGGACAACGTCTCCATCCACGAGACCAAGGACCGGACGATGCGGATGGTCACGTCCTTCGAGGTGCCCGCCGGCGGCGAGCTCGATCTCGAACGCGGCGGGAACCACATCATGTTCACGGACCTGAAGCAGCAGCCCAAGCGGGGAGAGACGGTCTCCGTGGAACTGCACTTCGAGAAGGCCGACCCCATCACGGTCGACATTCCCGTGAAGGAGACCACCTACAACCCGAAGAAGCAGTGA
- a CDS encoding copper resistance CopC/CopD family protein, translating to MTATAPRFGPSPVRRPLAAVALLAALISLLFGLVLAGASPASAHAALTGSDPQDGAVVATAPEEVTLTFSEQIAVGDDSIRVLDPSGERADTGAPRDLTSGGAVRYGVELHSGLPDGTYTVAWQAVSADSHPVSGAFTFSVGAPSETTVALPSGEAGGGLVGALYGIARYAAYAGFILLAGGSAFVLACWQRGAGARPLQRLVVRGWVTLTAATLAMLFLRSPYTGSGRISDAFDLEGLQSVLDTKPGAALVSRLLLLGASALFIAVLFGAYAKREDEKEKQDLTFGLAIGGAVIAAGIAGTWALAEHASTGIQPGIAMPVDVLHLLAVAGWLGGLTALLVALYRTPDITSDAVRRFSRLAFGSVIVLAATGLYQSWRQVGSWSALTGTRYGQLLLIKIALVAVLIGVAWISRRWTGRLTERAVGADETGPAASESLGSAAPEGAKVPAAPSASSTESAASDGPAESAASTKEATASAASEEATPSAASKGPTESAPSEGTAASASSAARADEEVAPERAAQLSRQRAALTATKEKRARDADPDRSGLRRSVMVETGIAVVLLVVTTILTATEPGRTEEEAARGNTTEAAAPVTGGQVNLSLPFDTGGQNGKGTVRLDISPGGTGSNSVHLWIDGSDERPMDVPEVKLAFTLESKDIGPLPVVPDRLAVGHWTASGVQIPMAGDWKVAVTVRTSDIDQTTIDKNVKIG from the coding sequence ATGACAGCCACCGCCCCGCGCTTCGGGCCCTCTCCGGTACGACGGCCGCTCGCAGCGGTCGCGCTCCTCGCCGCGCTGATCAGCCTGCTGTTCGGCCTGGTGCTGGCCGGCGCGAGTCCCGCGTCCGCGCACGCCGCTCTCACGGGGAGCGATCCGCAGGACGGGGCGGTGGTCGCCACCGCCCCGGAGGAAGTCACGCTCACCTTCTCCGAGCAGATCGCCGTGGGCGACGACTCGATCCGGGTCCTGGACCCGAGCGGGGAGCGGGCCGACACCGGGGCCCCTCGCGATCTGACGAGCGGCGGCGCCGTGCGGTACGGCGTCGAGCTCCACAGCGGCCTGCCCGACGGCACCTACACCGTCGCGTGGCAGGCCGTGTCCGCGGACAGCCATCCGGTCTCGGGCGCCTTCACCTTCTCCGTCGGCGCCCCCTCGGAAACCACCGTGGCCCTGCCCTCCGGCGAGGCCGGCGGCGGCCTCGTGGGTGCGCTCTACGGCATCGCACGCTACGCCGCGTACGCCGGGTTCATCCTGCTCGCGGGCGGGTCGGCCTTCGTACTCGCCTGCTGGCAGCGCGGGGCGGGCGCACGCCCTCTGCAGCGGCTCGTCGTACGCGGCTGGGTCACGCTCACCGCGGCCACCCTGGCCATGCTCTTCCTGCGCAGCCCTTACACCGGATCCGGCAGGATCTCGGATGCCTTCGACCTCGAGGGCCTCCAGTCCGTCCTCGACACCAAGCCGGGGGCAGCGCTGGTCTCCCGGCTGCTGCTCCTCGGCGCCTCCGCGCTGTTCATCGCCGTCCTGTTCGGGGCGTACGCCAAGCGCGAGGACGAGAAGGAGAAGCAGGACCTCACCTTCGGGCTCGCGATAGGCGGAGCGGTCATCGCCGCGGGCATCGCCGGTACGTGGGCCCTGGCCGAGCACGCCTCGACGGGGATCCAGCCGGGCATCGCCATGCCGGTCGACGTACTCCACCTGCTCGCCGTCGCCGGCTGGCTGGGCGGGCTCACCGCGCTGCTGGTCGCTCTGTACCGGACGCCGGACATCACGAGCGACGCGGTACGGCGGTTCTCCCGGCTGGCGTTCGGCAGTGTGATCGTCCTCGCCGCGACCGGGCTCTACCAGTCCTGGCGGCAGGTCGGCTCATGGTCGGCGCTGACCGGTACGCGGTACGGGCAGCTGCTGCTCATCAAGATTGCGCTCGTCGCCGTGCTCATCGGCGTCGCGTGGATATCCCGGCGGTGGACGGGGCGGCTGACCGAGCGCGCCGTCGGCGCCGACGAAACCGGTCCGGCTGCTTCGGAGTCGCTGGGATCGGCTGCGCCGGAGGGGGCGAAGGTACCGGCTGCTCCTTCGGCGTCGTCGACGGAATCCGCTGCTTCGGACGGGCCGGCGGAATCTGCTGCCTCGACGAAGGAGGCGACGGCATCTGCTGCCTCGGAGGAGGCGACACCATCTGCTGCCTCGAAGGGGCCGACGGAATCGGCGCCTTCGGAGGGGACAGCGGCATCGGCGTCCTCGGCCGCCCGTGCCGACGAGGAGGTGGCTCCGGAGCGCGCCGCCCAGCTCTCCCGGCAGCGCGCCGCGCTGACGGCGACGAAGGAGAAGCGCGCCCGCGACGCCGACCCGGACCGCTCCGGACTGCGTCGTTCCGTGATGGTGGAGACGGGCATCGCAGTGGTGCTCCTCGTTGTCACCACGATCCTGACCGCCACCGAACCCGGCCGCACCGAGGAGGAGGCCGCCCGGGGAAACACCACGGAGGCGGCCGCACCTGTGACCGGCGGGCAGGTGAATCTGAGCCTGCCCTTCGACACGGGCGGGCAGAACGGCAAGGGGACGGTACGCCTGGACATCTCGCCCGGCGGCACCGGCTCGAACAGCGTGCACCTCTGGATCGACGGATCCGACGAACGCCCGATGGACGTCCCCGAGGTGAAGCTCGCCTTCACCCTGGAGTCCAAGGACATCGGTCCACTGCCCGTCGTCCCCGACCGCCTCGCTGTGGGGCACTGGACCGCGAGCGGCGTACAGATCCCGATGGCGGGCGACTGGAAGGTCGCAGTGACGGTGCGTACGTCCGACATCGACCAGACAACCATCGACAAGAACGTGAAGATCGGCTGA
- a CDS encoding aminopeptidase P family protein gives MSEELAPETPEAAEAEPIKQRKNGLYPGISDELAENMKSGWADTELHGLEPIAQASHTAARRAALSARFPGERLVVPAGNLKTRSNDTEYAFRASTEYAYLTGDLTQDGVLVLEPSKGGHEATVYLLPRSDRENGEFWLDGQGELWVGRRNSLTEAEQLLGIPAKDVRELPAALAGATGPVRNVRGHDAGIEAALTDKVTAERDEELRVFLSEARVVKDAFEIAELQKACDATARGFEDVVKVLDRAEATSERYIEGTFFLRARVDGNDIGYGSICAAGPHATTLHWVRNDGPVRSGELLLLDAGVETDELYTADITRTLPVNGTFSPLQRKIYDAVYEAQEAGIAAVKPGAAFRDFHDAAQRVLTEKLVEWGLLGDLTVEKVLELGLQRRWTLHGTGHMLGMDVHDCAVARTETYVNGTLEPGVCLTVEPGLYFQADDLTVPEDYRGIGVRIEDDILVTEDGNRNLSSALPRRSDEVEAWMARLKG, from the coding sequence GTGTCTGAGGAGCTCGCCCCGGAGACCCCGGAAGCAGCAGAAGCAGAGCCGATCAAGCAGCGGAAGAACGGCCTGTACCCGGGCATTTCCGATGAGCTCGCCGAGAACATGAAGTCCGGCTGGGCCGACACCGAGCTGCACGGCCTGGAGCCGATCGCCCAGGCCTCCCACACCGCCGCCCGCCGCGCCGCGCTCTCCGCGCGCTTCCCCGGCGAGCGGCTCGTCGTTCCCGCGGGCAACCTGAAGACCCGCTCCAACGACACCGAGTACGCGTTCCGCGCCTCCACCGAGTACGCGTACCTCACCGGCGACCTGACCCAGGACGGCGTCCTGGTGCTCGAGCCGTCCAAGGGCGGGCACGAGGCGACGGTCTACCTGCTGCCCCGCTCCGACCGTGAAAACGGCGAGTTCTGGCTCGACGGGCAGGGCGAGCTCTGGGTCGGCCGCCGCAACTCCCTCACCGAGGCCGAGCAGCTGCTCGGCATCCCGGCGAAGGACGTCCGCGAACTCCCGGCCGCGCTGGCCGGGGCCACCGGCCCCGTGCGCAACGTCCGTGGACACGACGCGGGCATCGAAGCCGCCCTCACCGACAAGGTCACGGCGGAGCGCGACGAGGAACTGCGCGTCTTCCTCTCCGAGGCCCGCGTGGTCAAGGACGCCTTCGAGATCGCCGAGCTGCAGAAGGCCTGCGACGCCACGGCGCGCGGCTTCGAGGACGTCGTCAAGGTCCTCGACAGGGCCGAGGCCACGAGCGAGCGCTACATCGAGGGCACCTTCTTCCTGCGCGCCCGCGTCGACGGCAACGACATCGGTTACGGCTCGATCTGCGCGGCCGGCCCGCACGCCACCACGCTGCACTGGGTCCGCAACGACGGCCCGGTCCGCTCCGGCGAGCTCCTGCTGCTCGACGCGGGCGTCGAGACCGACGAGCTCTACACCGCCGACATCACCCGGACGCTGCCCGTCAACGGCACGTTCTCTCCGCTCCAGCGGAAGATCTACGACGCGGTGTACGAGGCTCAGGAGGCGGGCATCGCGGCCGTGAAGCCGGGCGCCGCCTTCCGTGACTTCCACGACGCCGCTCAGCGGGTGCTCACCGAGAAGCTGGTCGAGTGGGGGCTCCTGGGCGACCTGACCGTGGAGAAGGTCCTGGAGCTCGGCCTCCAGCGCCGCTGGACGCTGCACGGCACCGGCCACATGCTCGGCATGGACGTCCACGACTGCGCCGTCGCGCGCACGGAGACGTACGTCAACGGCACCCTGGAGCCGGGGGTCTGCCTCACGGTCGAGCCCGGACTGTACTTCCAGGCCGACGACCTCACCGTGCCCGAGGACTACCGGGGGATCGGGGTCCGGATCGAGGACGACATCCTCGTGACGGAGGACGGCAACCGGAACCTGTCCTCCGCGCTGCCGCGCCGGTCCGACGAGGTCGAGGCCTGGATGGCCCGGCTCAAGGGCTGA
- a CDS encoding ATP-binding protein produces the protein MSMWWSLHLRREAASVPLARRFLLGTMETAGVDPDISYDLSVALSEACANAVEHGGDRGDTGGVSDAGPASVGDKQPGHACGQYRVTAYLDGEKCRIEVADSGPGFPSRRMLRTAGCPSDPQPAAARTTGDPSCGRAAVHPPATAESGRGLCLIEELADHVHFGNRPGRGAVVSFDKVLKWREGALLMVS, from the coding sequence ATGAGCATGTGGTGGTCACTCCATTTGCGGCGCGAAGCTGCGAGCGTTCCGCTCGCCCGGCGTTTCCTGCTCGGCACCATGGAGACGGCAGGGGTGGATCCGGACATCTCCTACGACCTCTCGGTCGCGCTCAGCGAAGCCTGCGCGAACGCCGTCGAACACGGCGGGGACCGAGGGGACACCGGCGGGGTGTCGGACGCGGGCCCGGCTTCCGTCGGTGACAAGCAGCCCGGACACGCCTGCGGGCAGTACCGGGTGACGGCATATCTGGACGGCGAGAAATGCCGTATCGAAGTCGCCGACTCGGGTCCCGGGTTCCCTTCCCGACGCATGCTTCGTACCGCCGGGTGTCCGTCGGACCCGCAGCCGGCCGCCGCCCGCACCACGGGCGACCCTTCGTGCGGGCGCGCCGCGGTCCATCCGCCTGCCACGGCGGAGAGCGGCCGTGGGCTCTGCCTGATCGAGGAGCTCGCAGATCACGTCCACTTCGGCAACCGGCCGGGGCGCGGCGCTGTGGTGAGTTTCGACAAGGTCCTGAAATGGCGGGAGGGCGCGCTGCTCATGGTGTCCTGA
- a CDS encoding PP2C family protein-serine/threonine phosphatase → MSAPHPPKVAGIDPMVPVSTHTAAPTEGMPSAPGAFIQDRLAGWVSDLTTLHELTERLAGTSALDSALQEILAAGAALVGAGRGLLILEPADGGGPSRTIGLGLAHAELGHIETVPRSATAYGRFLEGLPDTDGPLASPDILGDTGLDPRCREVAARLGYAASYAQPLATGTAGRLGAAVWLYDEPAEPLERQCHLVGLYARYAAEHLARLLELERARADAAVIAEELFPSRLPRIPGVRLAARHRSAPDGGGDWYDALPLPDNALGLSVGSVGGSGPAALAAMGRLRAGLRAYAVMEGEDPVAVLSDLELLLRLTEPARAATALYAYCEPERRTILLAGAGHTPPLVTGERRTEFVETTLSAPLGMLSCWEAPSVEFTPRPGETVLFYTDGLLRRTGATTDRAFARLRSAAAGVPQVLRQDPGAVADHVLRAVLPDGAGRIGSTEDIALLAARFD, encoded by the coding sequence ATGAGCGCCCCCCACCCTCCGAAAGTGGCTGGAATCGACCCCATGGTTCCCGTTTCAACGCACACTGCCGCGCCCACGGAAGGTATGCCGTCCGCGCCGGGAGCCTTCATCCAGGACCGGCTGGCCGGCTGGGTCTCCGACCTCACCACACTGCACGAACTCACCGAACGGCTGGCCGGAACCAGCGCCCTGGACAGCGCCCTGCAAGAAATCCTGGCGGCCGGGGCGGCCCTCGTGGGTGCCGGCCGGGGACTCCTCATCCTCGAACCGGCCGACGGCGGCGGGCCGTCCCGCACGATCGGGCTCGGCCTGGCGCACGCCGAACTGGGACACATCGAGACGGTCCCCCGCAGCGCCACCGCCTACGGCCGCTTCCTCGAAGGCCTCCCCGATACCGACGGCCCACTGGCCAGTCCCGACATCCTCGGCGACACCGGTCTCGACCCCCGCTGCCGCGAGGTCGCCGCCCGGCTCGGATACGCCGCCAGCTACGCCCAGCCCCTGGCCACCGGAACCGCGGGCCGGCTCGGTGCGGCCGTCTGGCTCTACGACGAACCCGCCGAACCCCTGGAACGCCAGTGCCACCTCGTCGGGCTGTACGCGCGCTACGCCGCCGAACATCTGGCCCGCCTGCTCGAACTCGAACGCGCCAGGGCGGATGCCGCCGTGATCGCAGAGGAGCTCTTCCCCAGCAGGCTGCCCCGGATCCCCGGAGTGCGGCTGGCCGCCCGCCACCGGTCCGCACCGGACGGCGGCGGCGACTGGTACGACGCGCTGCCACTCCCGGACAACGCGCTCGGACTGTCCGTCGGTTCGGTGGGCGGCTCAGGTCCGGCCGCCCTGGCCGCCATGGGCCGCCTCCGCGCGGGACTGCGGGCGTACGCCGTGATGGAGGGCGAGGACCCCGTAGCCGTGCTCTCCGACCTCGAGCTGCTGCTACGGCTGACCGAACCCGCCCGCGCGGCGACCGCCCTGTACGCGTACTGCGAACCCGAACGGCGCACCATCCTGCTCGCCGGCGCCGGGCACACACCGCCCCTTGTGACCGGCGAGCGGCGTACCGAGTTCGTCGAGACGACTCTTTCCGCACCGCTTGGCATGCTCTCCTGCTGGGAGGCGCCGAGCGTGGAGTTCACGCCCCGCCCGGGCGAGACGGTGCTCTTCTACACCGATGGACTGCTGCGCCGCACCGGAGCCACCACGGACCGGGCGTTCGCACGGCTGCGCTCGGCTGCGGCGGGCGTACCCCAGGTGCTCCGCCAGGATCCCGGGGCCGTCGCGGACCACGTCCTGCGAGCCGTCCTTCCCGACGGTGCGGGCAGGATCGGCAGCACGGAGGACATCGCGCTGCTGGCAGCGCGCTTCGACTGA
- a CDS encoding SCO family protein, producing MHSKKTVLAAAFAAVAALTLSACGGGDSADNSVAEVSSETESKPATVLDQPFTKPDLVLTDTHGKKYDLREQTKGKPTLIYFGYTNCPDVCPLTMSNIAIAKRALPKADQDKLQVVFVTTDPERDTPASLGSWLKAQDPEFTGLTGDFPTIQAGARQIGIGIDPPKKEKDGTVVSMHGAQVIAFSPKTDKGYVLYSEDTTAEDYTEDLPELVKGETP from the coding sequence ATGCACAGCAAGAAGACGGTGCTGGCCGCGGCGTTCGCCGCCGTGGCCGCACTGACCCTGTCGGCCTGCGGAGGCGGGGACTCGGCGGACAATTCCGTCGCCGAGGTCTCCTCCGAGACCGAGTCCAAGCCCGCGACCGTGCTCGACCAGCCGTTCACCAAGCCCGACCTCGTCCTCACGGACACGCACGGCAAGAAGTACGACCTGCGCGAGCAGACCAAGGGCAAGCCGACACTCATCTACTTCGGCTACACCAACTGCCCCGACGTGTGTCCGCTGACCATGAGCAACATCGCGATCGCCAAGCGGGCGCTGCCCAAGGCCGACCAGGACAAGCTCCAGGTCGTCTTCGTCACGACTGACCCCGAACGGGACACACCTGCGTCCCTGGGCAGCTGGCTCAAGGCTCAGGACCCGGAGTTCACCGGCCTCACGGGCGACTTCCCGACCATCCAGGCGGGCGCGCGGCAGATCGGCATCGGCATCGACCCGCCGAAGAAGGAGAAGGACGGCACAGTCGTCTCGATGCACGGCGCCCAGGTCATCGCGTTCTCCCCGAAGACCGACAAGGGGTACGTGCTCTACAGCGAGGACACCACTGCCGAGGACTACACCGAGGACCTCCCTGAGCTCGTCAAGGGGGAGACCCCGTGA
- the efeB gene encoding iron uptake transporter deferrochelatase/peroxidase subunit produces MSTKKDDPRENGATADRRDGSGTGTVGGVSRRRLIGSAGAAGAAGLVLGAAGGAGGYAATRGEKPTPLTAVGSTEAMFHGKHQAGITTPLQARGHLVAFDLAPGAGRKEAAALMRRWSAVAERLMAGEPTDTGRGHDTGVALDAGPSSLTVTFGFGRTFFTRTGLTGHRPAALDPLPSFSSDQLDVRRSDGDLWIQIGADDALVAFHALRALQKEAGSAARVRWQMNGFNRTPGTTDRPMTARNLMGQVDGTNNPKPAESDFEGRIFVQDGGSSEYAWMAGGSYAVVRRIRMLLDDWEELTVKRQEQVIGRSKADGAPLSGGSEDTAMDLDKTGPDGKLLIPSNAHARISSPEKNGGAAMLRRPFSYHDGISEDGTPDAGLLFICWQADPFKGFIPVQRKLDRGDALSPFIRHETSGLFAVPGGAASGEYVGQRLLEA; encoded by the coding sequence TTGAGCACGAAGAAGGACGACCCCAGGGAGAACGGCGCCACCGCCGACCGCCGCGACGGATCGGGGACGGGCACCGTCGGCGGTGTCTCCCGGCGGCGGCTGATCGGGAGCGCGGGAGCAGCCGGTGCGGCAGGACTGGTCCTGGGCGCGGCAGGCGGCGCGGGCGGCTACGCCGCGACGCGCGGGGAGAAGCCGACACCGCTGACCGCAGTCGGCTCGACCGAGGCGATGTTTCACGGGAAACATCAGGCGGGGATCACCACTCCGCTTCAGGCCCGCGGGCACCTGGTCGCCTTCGATCTCGCGCCCGGCGCGGGACGGAAGGAAGCAGCCGCCCTGATGCGCCGCTGGTCGGCCGTGGCGGAACGGCTGATGGCCGGTGAGCCGACGGACACCGGCCGAGGGCACGACACCGGGGTGGCCCTGGATGCCGGGCCGTCCTCCCTGACGGTCACCTTCGGGTTCGGGCGAACCTTCTTCACACGCACCGGGCTGACCGGCCACCGGCCTGCCGCCCTGGATCCGCTGCCGTCCTTCTCCTCCGACCAGCTCGACGTCAGACGCTCCGACGGCGACCTCTGGATACAGATCGGTGCCGACGACGCACTCGTCGCCTTCCACGCGCTGCGCGCCCTTCAGAAGGAGGCGGGCTCGGCGGCCCGGGTTCGGTGGCAGATGAACGGCTTCAACCGCACCCCGGGCACCACGGACCGGCCTATGACCGCGCGCAACCTGATGGGCCAGGTCGACGGCACCAACAACCCGAAACCCGCCGAGAGCGACTTCGAGGGGCGGATCTTCGTACAGGACGGCGGATCGTCGGAGTACGCCTGGATGGCAGGCGGCTCGTACGCCGTCGTCCGTCGCATCAGGATGCTGCTGGACGACTGGGAGGAACTCACGGTCAAACGTCAGGAACAGGTCATCGGACGGAGCAAGGCGGATGGTGCCCCGCTCAGCGGCGGCTCGGAGGACACCGCCATGGACCTGGACAAGACGGGGCCGGACGGCAAGCTGTTGATCCCCAGCAACGCACACGCCCGGATCTCCTCCCCCGAGAAGAACGGTGGCGCCGCGATGCTGCGCCGTCCGTTCTCGTACCACGACGGCATCTCGGAGGACGGCACCCCGGACGCCGGACTGCTCTTCATCTGCTGGCAGGCAGATCCGTTCAAAGGCTTCATCCCGGTCCAGCGCAAGCTCGACCG